CGAGGAACTTGCCCAGAAGGGGGATGCTGTGATAAGCCTTCTCCTCGGGGAGAGCGATGAGAACGAAGTCCGATCGGCCCTCTATACGGGTCTCTCTTATCTGCTCGGAGTGGCGTTTCCAGTAACGCCCTACTTCCTGGCGTCGAGCTCTTTAACGGCCCTTCCGTTCTCAATTCTGCTCGCAGGCAGCGTCCTCGGCGTCGTTGGTACGATGGTGGCCCTTCTCTCGGGAATATCCATCAGAAAGAAGGCCCTGGAGATGGTTTCAACCGGCCTCGGGGCGGCGTTCCTGAGCTACCTCTTCGGAAGGCTGATGGAGGCAGTCTTTCACGTCTCGGCCCTTTAGAGGTATGTAACCTCAACGCCGAGCTTTTCCGCCGTTTTTCCCTGTTTTTCATCGCTCGTGGCGAGCTTTCCGTATTTTAGGGCCTGGGCTATGTAGAGGGCGTCGTACACCGTTATTCTTCCCTCACACGCTATCTCCCGTGCTTGAGGCAGGTATTCGAGAGGGTTTTCAAGAAATAAAACGCTTCTCATAAGGTCTAAGGCCTGGCTCCTTCTTTCAAACTCTTCCCGATCTATGCGGGAGTACAACACGTGGTGCTTCCACAGGGCGTTTGACACTTCAATCAACGCGTATTCCAGGGATGTAAGGTCGTTTCCTCTTATGAACTCCTCGATTCTCTCCCATCCAGGTTCCAAAAGGATGTACCTGGCGAGAGACGATGCGTCAATTACTATCACGGTCATCCCTCACGTACTTTCTTGCAGTCCCTTCATCCGCAGGGGTTCCACCAGAAAGGAGCCTGTGAATCTCGTCAAGTTTTTTCTGTTTCTCTGCCCTAAGGACTCTCTCTTCTATGAACTTCCGTATTTCCTCGCTCCAGTTGATATCAAGCTCCTTCATCTTTGCCTTGAGCTCGTCGGGGATGCGTACGCTTATCACAGCCATACGACCACCGTTTACATTTTTGTAATACAGCAATATAAACATTTTGGGGGAAGAGCCAGAAAAGAAAACAGTTCAGACCTTAACGTACTTCCATCTGCCCTTCTTGAATATCCACCAGTACATGGCCGCGCTCGTGAACGTCTCGAGGGTCATCGCGAGCCAGGCCGCTATGACGCCCATTCCCTCTATCACGAAAGGTCCTACCGCAAGTCCAAATCCGAAGACGTAGGAAGGAACTATCCTGAACAGGAGCTTGCTGATTGCCGTGACGTACATCGGACTCTTCGTGTCGCCGGCTCCTCTTAGCGCTCCGCTGAGGACAAAGACCCATCCAAGGGGGACTTCGCTTATCCCGACGATGAGAAGGTAGATGCTTGCCAGGTGGAGCACCTCATGG
This sequence is a window from Thermococcus kodakarensis KOD1. Protein-coding genes within it:
- a CDS encoding type II toxin-antitoxin system VapC family toxin, with product MTVIVIDASSLARYILLEPGWERIEEFIRGNDLTSLEYALIEVSNALWKHHVLYSRIDREEFERRSQALDLMRSVLFLENPLEYLPQAREIACEGRITVYDALYIAQALKYGKLATSDEKQGKTAEKLGVEVTYL
- a CDS encoding type II toxin-antitoxin system VapB family antitoxin, producing MAVISVRIPDELKAKMKELDINWSEEIRKFIEERVLRAEKQKKLDEIHRLLSGGTPADEGTARKYVRDDRDSN